Proteins encoded by one window of Bacteroidales bacterium:
- a CDS encoding thioredoxin family protein, giving the protein MKVKNIILALTALMFTSINVNSQILQPVKWTFYTKVINETEVKLVAKATIDKTWHLYGQYSEPAGGIPAEFIFNESSSYKKTGKVLEWPKPHKEYDDLMEANIQTFEKEAYFTQKVKVLSDNDFTVTVSFFGQACTDEGMCIPLNEDFEFKVPGLNSIKKQLQKETKDDTITEEVPDTNKVVTEEVDTNKTASDTSAVVAESNDTGEINSATDKGGFWALFIAALIAGFAAILTPCVFPMIPMTVSFFMHEKKSKAKSRAEAMFFSLSIIFIYTIIGTLVAVTLGPEFANWLSTHWIPNVLFFLVFMIFAASFFGMFEIVLPSWMTKSSEKQVDKGGFFAPFFMAFSLVVISFSCTGPLVGTVLVESAGGDVLRPIIGMLGFGLAFAIPFGIFAFFPHLMNKMPQSGGWLNSVKVVLGFIELALGLKFLSIADLTYHWGLLNREIYLALWITIFTLMGFYLLGKIKFSHDSDLPFLKVPRLVFAILTFSFVVYMIPGLFGAPLKILSGYLPPMSTHEFDIAKVVRMNSEGSGGSATETFSESNCFEPKYGDVHEMPHGLLGYFDYEQALACAKEQNKPVMLDFTGYACVNCRKMEDNVWGTEAVLPILKNDYVIASLYVDDRTELDKKDWVTSSYDGKVKKTLGSKYADFQISRFGMNAQPAYIILDYNGKVLIKDPYFYNPDPVAFSRFLREGIKKFKEKHK; this is encoded by the coding sequence ATGAAGGTAAAAAATATAATTTTGGCATTAACAGCATTAATGTTTACAAGTATTAATGTTAATTCTCAAATATTACAACCGGTTAAATGGACATTTTACACAAAAGTTATAAATGAAACTGAAGTAAAACTTGTTGCTAAGGCTACAATAGACAAAACTTGGCATTTGTACGGACAATACTCCGAGCCTGCCGGCGGAATTCCCGCAGAATTTATTTTTAATGAAAGTTCATCATATAAAAAAACAGGTAAAGTTTTAGAATGGCCGAAGCCTCATAAAGAATATGATGATTTGATGGAGGCAAATATTCAAACTTTTGAAAAAGAAGCATACTTTACTCAAAAAGTTAAAGTTTTATCTGATAATGATTTTACCGTTACAGTTTCTTTTTTCGGTCAGGCCTGTACAGATGAAGGAATGTGTATTCCGCTGAATGAAGATTTTGAATTTAAAGTTCCGGGTCTTAATTCAATTAAAAAACAACTGCAAAAAGAAACAAAGGATGATACAATAACGGAAGAAGTTCCGGATACAAATAAAGTTGTTACGGAAGAAGTTGATACCAATAAAACAGCTTCTGATACAAGTGCGGTTGTTGCGGAAAGTAATGACACCGGTGAAATTAATTCGGCAACTGATAAAGGCGGATTTTGGGCATTATTTATTGCTGCATTGATTGCCGGATTTGCCGCAATTTTAACTCCTTGCGTTTTTCCGATGATACCCATGACGGTTTCATTTTTTATGCACGAGAAAAAATCAAAAGCAAAGAGTAGGGCAGAAGCAATGTTTTTCTCACTTTCTATTATATTTATATATACAATTATAGGTACGTTGGTTGCCGTAACACTCGGTCCTGAATTTGCCAACTGGTTAAGCACACATTGGATTCCTAATGTTCTCTTCTTTTTGGTATTTATGATTTTTGCCGCATCATTCTTTGGGATGTTTGAAATTGTATTGCCGAGCTGGATGACTAAAAGTTCTGAAAAACAAGTTGATAAAGGCGGATTTTTTGCTCCGTTTTTTATGGCATTTTCATTAGTTGTAATTTCATTTTCTTGTACAGGACCTCTTGTCGGAACTGTTTTGGTCGAATCTGCCGGCGGTGATGTGTTAAGACCCATAATCGGGATGCTCGGATTCGGACTTGCATTTGCAATTCCTTTCGGAATTTTTGCTTTCTTCCCGCATCTTATGAATAAAATGCCGCAATCAGGCGGTTGGCTAAATTCTGTTAAGGTTGTTCTCGGGTTTATTGAACTGGCATTAGGTCTTAAATTTTTAAGTATTGCCGATTTAACTTATCATTGGGGCTTACTGAACAGAGAGATTTATCTTGCTCTTTGGATAACTATTTTTACGTTAATGGGTTTCTACCTTCTCGGAAAAATAAAATTTTCGCATGATAGTGATTTGCCTTTCTTAAAAGTACCGAGATTAGTATTTGCTATCTTAACATTTTCTTTTGTTGTCTATATGATACCGGGATTATTCGGTGCACCTTTAAAAATTCTTTCCGGTTATTTGCCGCCCATGAGTACGCATGAATTTGATATCGCAAAAGTTGTAAGAATGAATTCTGAAGGCAGCGGCGGTTCAGCAACTGAAACATTTTCAGAAAGTAATTGTTTTGAACCGAAATACGGAGATGTGCATGAAATGCCTCACGGATTACTAGGGTATTTTGATTATGAACAAGCGTTAGCATGTGCAAAAGAACAAAATAAACCCGTAATGCTTGATTTTACAGGATATGCATGCGTAAATTGTCGAAAAATGGAAGATAATGTTTGGGGAACAGAGGCTGTTTTGCCTATTTTAAAAAATGATTATGTCATTGCATCTTTATATGTTGACGACAGAACTGAGTTAGATAAAAAAGATTGGGTAACGTCAAGTTATGACGGTAAAGTTAAAAAAACACTGGGTTCAAAATATGCCGATTTTCAAATTTCTCGTTTCGGAATGAATGCACAACCGGCATACATTATTTTAGATTATAACGGAAAAGTTTTAATTAAAGACCCATATTTTTATAATCCTGATCCTGTTGCTTTTTCACGCTTTTTAAGAGAAGGTATAAAGAAATTTAAAGAAAAGCACAAATAA
- a CDS encoding PKD domain-containing protein, with product MEKIKFIIPILLLTFSSCNRTPHYNDVNACFVVTGDIHYINEPVSFVDCSQYAEEYEWNFGDGTTSNQRNANHVYTLPGTYQVSLTANGYNTTETFTDVVTVLNVINSTDLDILIKYEGTNDPVSGCEVQLYGDSTNWQNLTNPVSEVLTTGSDGIVVFTDLNPATYFIDAYKSVTGGYYMNVDGETSPLDEAVINYYDVFVQYFTSKSGRKHLSVTRLVKSSKEERDK from the coding sequence ATGGAAAAAATAAAATTTATTATCCCTATTTTGCTGCTTACATTCAGCAGTTGTAACAGAACACCTCATTACAATGACGTAAATGCATGTTTTGTGGTAACCGGAGATATTCATTATATAAATGAACCCGTCAGTTTTGTTGATTGCTCTCAATATGCAGAAGAATATGAATGGAATTTCGGTGACGGAACAACTTCTAACCAAAGAAATGCTAACCATGTTTATACTTTACCCGGAACATATCAAGTTTCACTAACAGCAAACGGATATAATACAACGGAAACATTTACTGATGTTGTTACTGTGTTGAACGTAATAAATTCAACAGATTTAGACATTTTAATAAAATATGAAGGTACAAATGATCCTGTTTCCGGATGCGAGGTGCAACTTTACGGAGATTCAACTAATTGGCAAAACCTTACAAACCCTGTAAGCGAAGTACTAACAACCGGAAGTGACGGAATTGTAGTTTTTACAGATTTAAACCCCGCAACATATTTTATTGATGCATATAAAAGCGTTACCGGAGGTTATTACATGAATGTTGACGGTGAAACATCTCCTTTAGACGAAGCAGTTATTAACTATTATGATGTTTTCGTTCAATATTTTACCTCAAAAAGCGGAAGAAAACATCTTTCTGTTACTCGGCTCGTGAAATCTTCAAAAGAAGAGCGAGATAAATAA
- a CDS encoding protease inhibitor I42 family protein, with protein MTKKLIIPVIVLIVLFAMQSCDSQKVVLKDVPESKLDNTYTVNLNDTLKIKLSSNPSTGYKWKIASKIKPGIIKEISNEFVKEEKTMNMVGGGGYDLWTFSTKKTGILFLHFKYEREDGKIKNEKYIKIEVK; from the coding sequence ATGACTAAAAAACTCATTATTCCGGTAATTGTTTTAATTGTATTATTTGCAATGCAATCTTGTGACAGTCAGAAGGTTGTACTGAAAGATGTGCCTGAAAGTAAATTAGATAATACATATACCGTGAATTTAAATGATACTTTAAAAATAAAATTATCATCAAATCCCAGCACAGGTTATAAGTGGAAAATTGCAAGTAAAATAAAACCGGGAATTATAAAAGAAATAAGTAATGAATTTGTAAAAGAAGAAAAAACTATGAACATGGTCGGCGGCGGCGGATATGATTTATGGACTTTTTCAACAAAAAAAACAGGAATACTTTTCTTACATTTCAAATATGAACGAGAAGACGGTAAAATTAAAAATGAAAAATATATAAAAATTGAAGTTAAATAG
- the rlmB gene encoding 23S rRNA (guanosine(2251)-2'-O)-methyltransferase RlmB, whose protein sequence is MAKDNFIFGTRAVIEAVNSDKQIEKVLVTRSNDNELQKELLQVLKKHKILFQFVPIQKINKITRKNHQGVLAFISPVNFYNIEEIVTRVFEEGRTPFVIVLDGVTDVRNFGAIVRTAECAGADAVLVPEKGSAQINADAVKTSAGALHKVPICRTPSLRKTLENLKNSGLKVVTASEKAEHNYYKTDFKVPLLIVVGAEDAGVSKSIISLSDEFVKIPVLGEIKSLNVSVAASILMYETIKQRIN, encoded by the coding sequence ATGGCAAAAGATAATTTTATATTCGGAACACGTGCGGTTATAGAGGCAGTAAATTCTGATAAACAAATTGAAAAGGTATTAGTTACGAGAAGTAATGATAATGAACTTCAAAAAGAACTTCTGCAAGTTTTAAAAAAACATAAAATATTATTTCAGTTTGTACCGATTCAGAAAATTAATAAAATAACACGAAAAAACCATCAAGGTGTTTTAGCTTTTATTTCTCCCGTTAATTTTTATAATATTGAAGAAATTGTTACAAGAGTTTTTGAAGAAGGCAGAACTCCTTTTGTAATTGTTTTAGACGGTGTAACCGATGTAAGGAATTTCGGAGCAATTGTAAGAACGGCAGAATGTGCCGGAGCAGATGCAGTTTTAGTTCCCGAAAAAGGTTCGGCACAAATTAATGCAGATGCAGTTAAAACATCGGCAGGAGCTTTACATAAAGTTCCTATATGCAGAACTCCGAGTCTGAGAAAAACACTTGAAAATCTTAAAAACAGCGGTTTAAAAGTTGTAACGGCAAGTGAAAAAGCAGAACACAATTATTATAAAACCGATTTTAAAGTTCCGTTATTAATTGTAGTAGGAGCTGAAGATGCAGGAGTTTCAAAATCAATTATCTCATTATCAGATGAGTTTGTAAAAATCCCTGTTCTCGGAGAAATAAAATCATTAAATGTTTCAGTTGCGGCATCTATTTTGATGTATGAAACTATAAAGCAAAGAATAAATTAA
- the lpxB gene encoding lipid-A-disaccharide synthase: MKYYLTVGEASGDLHASNLMKAIKRFDKNAEFRYLGGDLMKKQGGTLVKHFKETAYMGFLDVFFHLPAILKNIKFIKKDIAEFNPDVVILTDYPGFNLRIAEFTHKKGLKTYYYISPKIWAWKQSRVHKIKKFIDKLFIIFPFEKDFYKKFNYEVEYVGNPVMDAIDSSAKDIKKFRDKYKLSDKKIIALLPGSRKQEIKHNFPIMLKVAEKFNDYQFIVAAATSLEKNVFEQYINKQNIKLIYNDTYEILKHSEAAIVTSGTATLETAILNIPELVCYKGEHISYQIAKRLVKVDYISLVNLVMQKEVIKEFIQYDMTVENITKELELLLNDDVYKNTMLKNFEEMRKKLGGKGASERTAEIIVKSLN, from the coding sequence TTGAAATATTACTTAACAGTAGGAGAAGCTTCGGGAGATTTGCATGCATCAAATTTAATGAAAGCAATAAAAAGATTTGATAAAAATGCTGAGTTCAGATACCTCGGCGGTGATTTAATGAAAAAACAAGGCGGAACACTTGTAAAACATTTTAAAGAAACTGCTTATATGGGTTTCTTAGATGTTTTTTTTCATCTTCCCGCCATTTTAAAAAACATTAAATTCATTAAAAAAGATATAGCCGAATTTAATCCCGATGTTGTTATTTTAACGGATTATCCGGGTTTTAATTTAAGAATTGCCGAATTTACACACAAAAAAGGACTGAAAACGTATTATTATATTTCTCCTAAAATTTGGGCATGGAAACAATCAAGAGTTCATAAAATTAAAAAATTTATTGATAAGCTTTTCATTATTTTTCCTTTTGAAAAAGACTTTTATAAAAAATTTAATTACGAAGTTGAATATGTCGGCAATCCGGTAATGGATGCAATTGATTCTTCTGCAAAAGACATTAAGAAATTCAGAGACAAATATAAATTAAGTGATAAAAAAATAATTGCTTTACTTCCCGGCAGCAGAAAACAAGAAATAAAACATAATTTTCCGATAATGTTAAAAGTTGCTGAAAAATTTAATGATTATCAATTTATTGTTGCCGCTGCAACTTCGTTAGAAAAAAACGTTTTTGAACAATACATAAATAAGCAAAACATAAAGCTTATTTATAACGACACTTATGAAATATTAAAACATTCGGAAGCTGCAATCGTAACTTCCGGAACAGCAACTTTAGAAACTGCAATATTAAACATCCCTGAATTAGTGTGTTACAAAGGAGAGCATATTTCTTATCAAATTGCAAAAAGACTGGTAAAAGTTGATTATATTTCACTGGTTAATCTTGTTATGCAGAAAGAAGTTATAAAAGAGTTTATTCAATACGACATGACCGTTGAAAATATTACAAAAGAATTGGAACTATTATTAAACGATGACGTATATAAAAACACAATGTTGAAAAACTTTGAGGAAATGAGAAAAAAGCTCGGAGGCAAAGGTGCTTCTGAAAGAACTGCCGAAATAATAGTTAAAAGTTTAAATTAA
- a CDS encoding T9SS type A sorting domain-containing protein has translation MRNLLLITFISILSLTNMFSQALPIAIDGRYNDWGGAASFEDTQNDGSNIDLLSFSVSNDSSYLFIRIALSEEIELDYNNNLYLEIDADNNASTGYPVNGIGADLAINFGDKTFIYNAPDGSTSYLSHYDIGFYELPTVTSDTFEFAINRFAMPDGTNLLFNNPVIDICFIENISGGDKMPNSGTIFSYTFDETPVETYNYIGFEKNNESDVRLMTYNTLYDGLISSNTQRVAAFQRIITAVNPDIITFNECWSTTKYQAQNLLNSWLPVSGGQWTCIKADEGNITCSKYNIPDYYTIDPTYINRITANLVDLPDTYPRDILVINSHFKCCSDDNTRQSQADAIISFIRDVKSSGGGITLPYGTPFVISGDLNLVGSSRQLKTLLTGDILNNYEFGEDISPDWDNTNLTDIIGFHTDERTALTWLDNTSSYWPGRIDYTISSDEGSSVSKTFIVNTKKMLPERLSQYSLLISDSELASDHFPKITDFIIEDAIENVSDLKDFEGINIYPNPSSSGLFTIDTRNNTEINKIQVFNITGQNIFSSENNKGKNFKLDLSSFNSGIYFIEISTKTFTGTYKVVK, from the coding sequence ATGAGAAATTTATTATTAATTACATTTATATCTATACTATCGCTTACAAATATGTTTTCGCAAGCATTACCGATAGCAATTGACGGAAGATATAATGACTGGGGCGGTGCCGCATCTTTTGAAGACACGCAAAATGACGGAAGCAATATTGATTTACTGTCTTTTTCGGTTTCAAACGACAGCTCATATTTGTTTATTCGAATAGCATTATCAGAAGAAATTGAATTGGATTATAACAATAATCTTTATTTGGAAATTGATGCCGATAATAATGCTTCAACAGGATATCCGGTAAACGGAATAGGTGCCGATTTAGCAATAAATTTCGGAGACAAAACATTTATATATAATGCACCTGACGGAAGCACCAGCTATTTATCACACTATGACATAGGATTTTATGAACTTCCGACCGTAACCTCCGACACTTTTGAATTTGCAATAAATCGTTTTGCAATGCCTGACGGAACAAATCTTTTATTCAACAACCCCGTTATTGATATTTGCTTTATTGAAAACATAAGCGGAGGAGATAAAATGCCTAATTCGGGAACAATTTTCTCATATACTTTTGACGAAACGCCTGTTGAAACATATAATTATATCGGGTTTGAAAAAAATAATGAATCAGACGTACGCTTAATGACTTATAATACTCTTTATGACGGATTAATAAGCAGTAATACACAAAGAGTTGCAGCCTTTCAAAGAATAATTACTGCCGTAAATCCGGATATCATTACTTTTAACGAATGTTGGAGTACTACAAAATATCAGGCACAAAATTTATTAAATTCATGGCTGCCTGTTTCGGGAGGTCAATGGACATGTATAAAAGCGGATGAAGGAAATATTACTTGTTCAAAATATAATATTCCGGATTATTATACCATAGACCCGACATATATTAACAGAATAACGGCAAACTTAGTTGACTTGCCTGATACATACCCTCGTGATATACTTGTAATAAATTCACATTTTAAATGTTGCTCTGACGATAATACAAGGCAATCGCAAGCAGATGCAATTATCAGTTTTATAAGAGATGTTAAATCTTCCGGAGGAGGAATAACTTTACCATACGGAACACCTTTTGTTATAAGCGGAGATTTGAACTTAGTGGGAAGCAGCCGGCAATTAAAAACATTATTAACCGGAGATATTCTTAATAACTATGAATTCGGGGAAGATATCAGCCCTGACTGGGACAACACAAACTTAACAGACATAATCGGTTTTCACACAGACGAAAGAACAGCATTAACATGGCTTGATAATACTTCAAGTTATTGGCCCGGACGAATAGATTATACAATCAGTTCTGATGAAGGCTCTTCAGTATCAAAAACTTTTATTGTTAACACAAAAAAAATGTTACCTGAACGGCTTTCTCAATATAGCTTATTAATTTCTGACAGTGAACTTGCTTCAGACCATTTTCCGAAAATTACAGACTTTATAATTGAAGATGCAATTGAAAATGTAAGTGATTTAAAAGATTTCGAAGGAATAAATATTTACCCTAATCCTTCTTCGTCGGGGCTTTTTACTATTGACACCCGAAACAATACAGAGATAAATAAAATTCAGGTATTTAATATTACGGGGCAAAATATTTTTTCTTCCGAAAATAATAAAGGTAAAAACTTTAAGTTAGATTTAAGTTCATTTAATTCAGGTATTTATTTCATTGAAATTTCAACAAAAACATTTACCGGAACTTACAAAGTTGTTAAATAA
- a CDS encoding Rne/Rng family ribonuclease yields the protein MSNELIISVSKRDISIAYTENKRLSELHKEKSSNKFTVGDIFLAKVKKVMNGLNAAFVDVGFKKDAFLHYFDLGPQFDSQQKFINTALNSKSSNVKLQDFKLQKDINKYGKISEVLKGGQIVLVQIAKEPISTKGPRLSAEISIAGRNLVLIPFSNTVSISKKIVAEEERKRLKRLIQSIKPENFGVIVRTVAKNRRVAVLDEELRELVKKWEGTVSKLQEINPPSVAMGELNKPAALLRDILNNSFTSIYVDSESVYSQMKNYVSEIFPDKEKIVKYYDKRTPIFDYFGISKQIKASFGKTVTIQSGAYLIIEETEALTVVDVNSGNRSKKASDQETNAVEVNMLAAEEIARQLRLRDIGGIIVVDFIDMHSGENKQKLFQYMKEAMATDRTKHSILPLSKFGLMQITRQRVRPATDIETKETCPTCEGTGEITPSIIFADEVENHLQYMISKYKGAIELHVHPFIAGYLRYGFKSKLRKWILKYKRKIKIVSVVTYNYLEYRFYNKEGDELKP from the coding sequence GTGAGTAATGAATTAATTATAAGTGTTTCTAAAAGAGACATATCAATAGCATATACAGAGAATAAAAGACTGTCGGAACTTCACAAAGAAAAAAGTTCAAATAAGTTTACCGTCGGAGATATTTTTTTAGCAAAAGTTAAAAAAGTTATGAACGGTTTGAATGCAGCTTTTGTAGATGTAGGATTTAAAAAAGATGCATTTTTACACTATTTTGATTTAGGTCCTCAATTTGATTCCCAGCAGAAATTTATTAATACAGCTTTAAATTCTAAAAGTTCAAATGTTAAACTTCAAGATTTTAAACTGCAAAAGGATATTAATAAATACGGAAAAATATCTGAAGTTTTAAAAGGCGGACAGATTGTATTGGTTCAAATTGCAAAAGAACCTATTTCAACAAAAGGACCGAGATTAAGTGCCGAAATATCTATTGCCGGTCGAAATTTAGTTTTAATTCCGTTTTCAAATACTGTTTCTATTTCCAAAAAAATAGTTGCAGAAGAAGAACGTAAAAGATTAAAACGATTAATACAAAGTATTAAACCCGAGAATTTCGGTGTAATTGTAAGAACTGTTGCAAAAAACAGAAGAGTAGCGGTGCTGGATGAAGAATTAAGAGAATTAGTGAAAAAATGGGAAGGTACCGTAAGTAAACTTCAAGAAATAAACCCGCCCTCGGTTGCAATGGGAGAGTTAAATAAACCCGCAGCTTTATTGAGAGACATTCTTAATAACTCATTTACAAGTATTTATGTTGACAGCGAATCTGTTTATTCTCAAATGAAAAATTACGTATCCGAGATATTCCCGGATAAAGAAAAGATTGTAAAATATTATGATAAGAGAACACCTATCTTTGATTATTTCGGAATAAGCAAACAAATTAAAGCAAGTTTCGGCAAAACCGTTACGATACAAAGCGGAGCTTATTTGATAATTGAAGAAACAGAAGCCTTAACGGTTGTTGACGTAAACAGCGGTAACAGATCCAAAAAAGCTTCCGACCAAGAAACCAATGCAGTTGAAGTTAATATGTTGGCAGCCGAAGAAATTGCAAGGCAGTTGAGGTTGAGAGATATAGGAGGAATTATTGTTGTCGATTTTATTGACATGCATTCCGGGGAGAACAAACAAAAGCTTTTTCAGTATATGAAAGAAGCTATGGCAACAGACAGAACAAAACACAGTATTTTACCTCTGAGTAAATTCGGCCTTATGCAAATTACCCGACAGCGTGTAAGACCTGCCACTGATATTGAAACAAAAGAAACTTGCCCGACTTGCGAAGGAACCGGAGAAATTACACCGAGTATTATTTTTGCCGATGAGGTTGAAAATCATTTGCAATATATGATAAGTAAATACAAAGGAGCTATTGAACTCCATGTTCATCCTTTTATTGCCGGATATTTGAGATACGGGTTTAAATCTAAACTCAGAAAATGGATTTTAAAGTACAAACGTAAAATAAAAATTGTTTCGGTTGTAACGTATAATTATTTAGAATACAGATTCTACAATAAAGAAGGAGACGAACTCAAGCCGTAA
- a CDS encoding integration host factor subunit beta, with protein MTKADIVNEISKQTGIEKVAVKKTVEAFMENIKDSLKNNNNVYLRGFGSFIVKKRAEKTARNISKNTTIIIPEHFIPAFKPAKSFVSEVKENVKS; from the coding sequence ATGACAAAAGCGGACATAGTTAATGAAATATCAAAACAAACCGGTATAGAGAAAGTAGCTGTAAAAAAAACAGTTGAAGCATTTATGGAAAATATCAAAGATTCCTTAAAGAATAATAATAATGTATATTTGAGAGGTTTCGGCAGTTTTATTGTTAAGAAAAGAGCAGAGAAAACAGCAAGAAATATTTCCAAGAATACAACCATAATTATTCCGGAGCACTTTATTCCTGCGTTTAAGCCTGCAAAGTCGTTTGTCAGTGAAGTTAAAGAGAATGTAAAATCTTAA